A stretch of the Aphis gossypii isolate Hap1 chromosome 2, ASM2018417v2, whole genome shotgun sequence genome encodes the following:
- the LOC114121873 gene encoding ubiquitin carboxyl-terminal hydrolase 10 isoform X2 — translation MDNSSTQEFEFLDFTDINDMERGRLLHMLYSARNESWVSGEDGFKHPDFPWTFRGTQPQALPPPGLMNEVGNITHISDWNTAADEYVNGDAEPENPVMINGGNFVPGPPPPVYQMVPNPPVYMGSVPPPVHGYVPSQMSPYQQPMYPGPEPPMDPNLRRPNISRNPKGIPPLPNVKRNNDIAYRHPDNMEMANYQTPPTYIAVPPPHYYYSPQNSPLYLPPHHGHPTYPMYTHPHPTLYNPYQQPGPPMYHSPPAGQVPQQPLLVESCKPNVNQIPPVHNIYPQVPENVNESPVDPELISIPQDKEEELQVQPDHVEVIEIIPEETKDERLVIVSEVPTAVESIPPIESCEKIKESPSIKTKKKKEPAPNIPSDVIQEIQKPEKEETKTEDVTPIVEFKEETPLSQEQASLPSNPPVLPEVQDTEPVKPVAKTWAGLFTGCTSTSSDKVFTLHGSSQPTTNTNTESIIMPSRIVPDNTIRTSVFITNNNQKQTLPVKPRPSSNSSISNIDDNTLHLQRLGEFLSVYNLDHKTAHLQPRGLTNRNTRCYINATLQALLTCPPFFNLMRSVQFKLKNRNNRGQQKTQTPILESMVQFIGEFQQLSIKNGRTTQQQRQATSVATQEMPDTGPAFEPSYVYKILPAFEEGRQEDAEEFMSYLLNGINDEMIELIKMSKSNISNGETQAEVDNIDNNNEWKEVNGKHKMVTRRTVMEKTPLSEIFRGQLRTRTVKNSENEPTENIEPFFTLKLDIEKAKSVREALDMLVNKDTLEGLTCPKTNREVDAYQQVTIDELPYVLLLHLKCFEYKQQKLTKIVKNVEFSVDLKIEPRLISKNSKINMKTRQYKLFAVVYHDGKEANKGHYFADVFYVALGRWLRFDDASVRFVTDKEVCQPKPPCMPYLLYYRRNDTIAALSAFDNKGR, via the exons ATGGACAACAGTTCGACCCAG GAGTTTGAGTTCCTCGATTTCACAGACATCAATGACATGGAACGTGGTCGATTGCTGCATATGCTGTATTCTGCTCGGAACGAGTCATGGGTGTCTGGAGAAGATGGATTCAAACATCCTGATTTTCCATGGACTTTTCGCGGTACTCAACCTCAGGCACTTCCTCCGCCAGGTTTAATGAATGAAGTAGGCAACATTACACATATTTCTGATTGGAATACAGCAGCAGATGAATATG TTAATGGTGATGCAGAGCCTGAGAATCCTGTTATGATAAATGGTGGAAATTTTGTTCCTGGCCCTCCTCCGCCAGTTTATCAAATGGTGCCAAATCCTCCAGTATATATGGGTAGTGTACCTCCGCCAGTACATGGATATGTACCATCTCAAATGTCGCCATATCAGCAACCAATGTACCCCGGACCAGAACCCCCTATGGACCCAAATCTTAGGAGGCCAAATATTTCCAGGAATCCGAAAGGTATTCCTCCTCTGCCAAATGTGAAACGGAATAATGATATAGCCTATCGACATCCAGACAATATGGAAATGGCCAATTACCAAACACCACCAACATATATTGCTGTCCCTCCtccacattattattattcacctcAAAATAGTCCATTATACCTGCCACCTCATCATGGACATCCAACATATCCTATGTATACTCATCCACATCCTACTTTATACAATCCATACCAACAGCCAGGTCCTCCTATGTACCATTCACCACCAGCTGGTCAAGTACCACAACAACCTCTTTTAGTCGAATCATGCAAACCTAATGTTAATCAAATTCCACcagtgcataatatttatcctCAAGTACCAGAAAATGTTAATGAGTCTCCAGTTGACCCagaattaatatcaatacctCAAGATAAAGAAGAAGAGTTACAAGTACAACCAGACCATGTGGAAGTTATTGAAATCATACCTGAAGAAACAAAAGATGAACGATTAGTTATTGTAAGTGAAGTGCCTACTGCTGTAGAGTCAATTCCACCGATTGAGTcttgtgaaaaaattaaagaatccccttctattaaaacaaaaaaaaagaaggaaCCTGCCCCTAATATTCCTTCAGATGTGATACAAGAAATCCAAAAGCCTGAGAAAGAAGAAACTAAAACTGAAGATGTTACTCCTATTGTAGAATTTAAAGAAGAAACTCCTTTAAGTCAAGAACAGGCTTCTTTACCTTCTAACCCTCCTGTTTTACCTGAAGTTCAAGACACTGAACCTGTAAAACCTGTTGCAAAAACATGGGCAGGACTATTTACTGGATGTACTAGTACGAGTAGTGATAAAGTTTTTACATTACATGGTAGTAGCCAACCAACTACCAATACAAATACAGAATCTATAATTATGCCATCAAGAATTGTACCTGATAATACAATTCGGACTTCGGTATTTATTACCAATAACAAccaaaaacaaacattaccAGTTAAACCTAGACCATCAAGCAACAGCTCCATTTCtaatattgatgataataCATTGCATTTACAAAGATTAGGTG aaTTCCTTTCGGTTTATAATTTGGATCATAAAACTGCTCATCTACAACCTAGGGGTCTAACTAATCGTAACACTCGTTGTTATATAAATGCCACACTACAGGCTTTGTTAACATGCCCTCCTTTTTTCAACCTCATGAGAAGTGTGCAatttaaactcaaaaataGGAACAATCGAGGACAACAAAAAACCCAAACTCCAATATTAGAAAGCAT GGTTCAATTTATTGGAGAATTTCAACAATTAAGCATTAAAAATGGTAGGACTACACAACAGCAACGTCAAGCTACATCAGTTGCTACTCAAGAAATGCCTGATACTGGTCCAGCCTTTGAACCTAGTTATGTTTATAAGATATTACCAGCTTTTGAAGAAGGCCGCCAAGAAGATGCAGAAGAATTTATGAGTTATCTTCTTAATGGAATTAATGATGAAATGATTGAA CTAATTAAAATGAGTAAATCTAACATAAGCAATGGTGAGACTCAAGCTGAAgttgataatattgataataacaaCGAATGGAAG gaAGTTAATGGTAAGCATAAAATGGTAACCAGGAGAACAGTTATGGAAAAAACTCCGTTGTCTGAGATATTCCGTGGACAGCTACGTACTCGTACGgtaaaaaatagtgaaaatgAACCGACTGAAAACATTGAACCTTTCTTCACACTTAAACTCGACATTGAG AAAGCAAAATCTGTTAGAGAAGCTTTAGACATGCTAGTCAATAAAGACACGCTTGAAGGATTAACTTGTCCAAAAACCAATCGTGAGGTAGATGCGTACCAGCAAGTTACTATTGATGAACTACCTTATGTCTTGTTATTGCAtcttaaatgttttgaatacaAGCAACAAAAACTGactaaaattgtgaaaaacgTCGAGTTCTCAGTTGATCTTAAAATTGAACCTA GGCTCATATCAAAAAATTCCAAGATCAACATGAAGACGAGGCAGTATAAGCTCTTTGCAG TTGTTTATCATGATGGTAAAGAAGCAAACAAAGGTCATTACTTTGCTGATGTGTTCTATGTGGCACTCGGTAGATGGTTACGGTTTGATGATGCGTCTGTACGTTTTGTCACTGACAAAGAAGTTTGTCAACCAAAACCTCCATGTATGCCGTATTTGCTGTACTACAGAAGAAATGACACAATAGCTGCACTCTCAGCATTTGATAATAAAGGCAGATAG
- the LOC114121873 gene encoding ubiquitin carboxyl-terminal hydrolase 10 isoform X1 — protein sequence MDNSSTQEFEFLDFTDINDMERGRLLHMLYSARNESWVSGEDGFKHPDFPWTFRGTQPQALPPPGLMNEVGNITHISDWNTAADEYDCGYSTVNGDAEPENPVMINGGNFVPGPPPPVYQMVPNPPVYMGSVPPPVHGYVPSQMSPYQQPMYPGPEPPMDPNLRRPNISRNPKGIPPLPNVKRNNDIAYRHPDNMEMANYQTPPTYIAVPPPHYYYSPQNSPLYLPPHHGHPTYPMYTHPHPTLYNPYQQPGPPMYHSPPAGQVPQQPLLVESCKPNVNQIPPVHNIYPQVPENVNESPVDPELISIPQDKEEELQVQPDHVEVIEIIPEETKDERLVIVSEVPTAVESIPPIESCEKIKESPSIKTKKKKEPAPNIPSDVIQEIQKPEKEETKTEDVTPIVEFKEETPLSQEQASLPSNPPVLPEVQDTEPVKPVAKTWAGLFTGCTSTSSDKVFTLHGSSQPTTNTNTESIIMPSRIVPDNTIRTSVFITNNNQKQTLPVKPRPSSNSSISNIDDNTLHLQRLGEFLSVYNLDHKTAHLQPRGLTNRNTRCYINATLQALLTCPPFFNLMRSVQFKLKNRNNRGQQKTQTPILESMVQFIGEFQQLSIKNGRTTQQQRQATSVATQEMPDTGPAFEPSYVYKILPAFEEGRQEDAEEFMSYLLNGINDEMIELIKMSKSNISNGETQAEVDNIDNNNEWKEVNGKHKMVTRRTVMEKTPLSEIFRGQLRTRTVKNSENEPTENIEPFFTLKLDIEKAKSVREALDMLVNKDTLEGLTCPKTNREVDAYQQVTIDELPYVLLLHLKCFEYKQQKLTKIVKNVEFSVDLKIEPRLISKNSKINMKTRQYKLFAVVYHDGKEANKGHYFADVFYVALGRWLRFDDASVRFVTDKEVCQPKPPCMPYLLYYRRNDTIAALSAFDNKGR from the exons ATGGACAACAGTTCGACCCAG GAGTTTGAGTTCCTCGATTTCACAGACATCAATGACATGGAACGTGGTCGATTGCTGCATATGCTGTATTCTGCTCGGAACGAGTCATGGGTGTCTGGAGAAGATGGATTCAAACATCCTGATTTTCCATGGACTTTTCGCGGTACTCAACCTCAGGCACTTCCTCCGCCAGGTTTAATGAATGAAGTAGGCAACATTACACATATTTCTGATTGGAATACAGCAGCAGATGAATATG ACTGTGGTTACTCTACAGTTAATGGTGATGCAGAGCCTGAGAATCCTGTTATGATAAATGGTGGAAATTTTGTTCCTGGCCCTCCTCCGCCAGTTTATCAAATGGTGCCAAATCCTCCAGTATATATGGGTAGTGTACCTCCGCCAGTACATGGATATGTACCATCTCAAATGTCGCCATATCAGCAACCAATGTACCCCGGACCAGAACCCCCTATGGACCCAAATCTTAGGAGGCCAAATATTTCCAGGAATCCGAAAGGTATTCCTCCTCTGCCAAATGTGAAACGGAATAATGATATAGCCTATCGACATCCAGACAATATGGAAATGGCCAATTACCAAACACCACCAACATATATTGCTGTCCCTCCtccacattattattattcacctcAAAATAGTCCATTATACCTGCCACCTCATCATGGACATCCAACATATCCTATGTATACTCATCCACATCCTACTTTATACAATCCATACCAACAGCCAGGTCCTCCTATGTACCATTCACCACCAGCTGGTCAAGTACCACAACAACCTCTTTTAGTCGAATCATGCAAACCTAATGTTAATCAAATTCCACcagtgcataatatttatcctCAAGTACCAGAAAATGTTAATGAGTCTCCAGTTGACCCagaattaatatcaatacctCAAGATAAAGAAGAAGAGTTACAAGTACAACCAGACCATGTGGAAGTTATTGAAATCATACCTGAAGAAACAAAAGATGAACGATTAGTTATTGTAAGTGAAGTGCCTACTGCTGTAGAGTCAATTCCACCGATTGAGTcttgtgaaaaaattaaagaatccccttctattaaaacaaaaaaaaagaaggaaCCTGCCCCTAATATTCCTTCAGATGTGATACAAGAAATCCAAAAGCCTGAGAAAGAAGAAACTAAAACTGAAGATGTTACTCCTATTGTAGAATTTAAAGAAGAAACTCCTTTAAGTCAAGAACAGGCTTCTTTACCTTCTAACCCTCCTGTTTTACCTGAAGTTCAAGACACTGAACCTGTAAAACCTGTTGCAAAAACATGGGCAGGACTATTTACTGGATGTACTAGTACGAGTAGTGATAAAGTTTTTACATTACATGGTAGTAGCCAACCAACTACCAATACAAATACAGAATCTATAATTATGCCATCAAGAATTGTACCTGATAATACAATTCGGACTTCGGTATTTATTACCAATAACAAccaaaaacaaacattaccAGTTAAACCTAGACCATCAAGCAACAGCTCCATTTCtaatattgatgataataCATTGCATTTACAAAGATTAGGTG aaTTCCTTTCGGTTTATAATTTGGATCATAAAACTGCTCATCTACAACCTAGGGGTCTAACTAATCGTAACACTCGTTGTTATATAAATGCCACACTACAGGCTTTGTTAACATGCCCTCCTTTTTTCAACCTCATGAGAAGTGTGCAatttaaactcaaaaataGGAACAATCGAGGACAACAAAAAACCCAAACTCCAATATTAGAAAGCAT GGTTCAATTTATTGGAGAATTTCAACAATTAAGCATTAAAAATGGTAGGACTACACAACAGCAACGTCAAGCTACATCAGTTGCTACTCAAGAAATGCCTGATACTGGTCCAGCCTTTGAACCTAGTTATGTTTATAAGATATTACCAGCTTTTGAAGAAGGCCGCCAAGAAGATGCAGAAGAATTTATGAGTTATCTTCTTAATGGAATTAATGATGAAATGATTGAA CTAATTAAAATGAGTAAATCTAACATAAGCAATGGTGAGACTCAAGCTGAAgttgataatattgataataacaaCGAATGGAAG gaAGTTAATGGTAAGCATAAAATGGTAACCAGGAGAACAGTTATGGAAAAAACTCCGTTGTCTGAGATATTCCGTGGACAGCTACGTACTCGTACGgtaaaaaatagtgaaaatgAACCGACTGAAAACATTGAACCTTTCTTCACACTTAAACTCGACATTGAG AAAGCAAAATCTGTTAGAGAAGCTTTAGACATGCTAGTCAATAAAGACACGCTTGAAGGATTAACTTGTCCAAAAACCAATCGTGAGGTAGATGCGTACCAGCAAGTTACTATTGATGAACTACCTTATGTCTTGTTATTGCAtcttaaatgttttgaatacaAGCAACAAAAACTGactaaaattgtgaaaaacgTCGAGTTCTCAGTTGATCTTAAAATTGAACCTA GGCTCATATCAAAAAATTCCAAGATCAACATGAAGACGAGGCAGTATAAGCTCTTTGCAG TTGTTTATCATGATGGTAAAGAAGCAAACAAAGGTCATTACTTTGCTGATGTGTTCTATGTGGCACTCGGTAGATGGTTACGGTTTGATGATGCGTCTGTACGTTTTGTCACTGACAAAGAAGTTTGTCAACCAAAACCTCCATGTATGCCGTATTTGCTGTACTACAGAAGAAATGACACAATAGCTGCACTCTCAGCATTTGATAATAAAGGCAGATAG
- the LOC114121875 gene encoding KH domain-containing protein akap-1-like, translated as MFKVRTVSLGRILTFSTAVLYLGYLWYKRKRTLSHRQSDKKRPRSELSELTKIDDQELFQALEKASRTLEVSQVVEEEQIESSVIHKDIMEPTVGQIEVNKKESFTDNQEVHEMVAKVITMGSEQQVCLESEIISIDSLTEDLSNLKLSKEIENEKENEIVINTDDSKNIHQIENNEKVEIEEYSKDKACWTTMAEKEDHCECPKAIPVKKVKKDEEPMIFEGIKFKGKKRKGRKKNQPKDIIKLPSESNNKNKTNSIVKSVKKNQIVEEDCDSAHSIDHSIDTNDAPNTIYSDIRSVGSQDSGKGGSSFSGELRTVSDSDEQTNYDFLVPIELVGPIIGKKGAFVKYIKEKSNVRLFVENKTESPEDKYKMCTLVGSEININKALKLIRTKFPERAYPEFTLECISSMLDGSPVISQLFKSELIEGVNNHVIVTDLVATDHFFVHNASSPDYAMLSALNLAMNDTFGNSKEDIPEVDLRTVTHGSVVATFSEDNWYRAQVIDVDEKKYESANVFFLDYGGCKKIEQCDMRPMHDSLIALSFQAIECSLANIAPIYGEWCDESLKMFESLTTGKMLFAQVVYKSDSVQYVNLLAYDGFVTISINDELIKYGFAVYAPPSGIFRNDITSELNEPTYAPA; from the exons ATGTTCAAGGTGAGGACTGTATCGCTGGGGAGAATTTTAACGTTTTCGACAGCCGTCTTATACCTCGGTTATCTTTGGTACAAGCGCAAGAGAACTTTGTCACATCGCCAGAGTGACAAGAAGAGACCTCGTTCTGAACTTTCAGAACTAACTAAAATTGATGATCAAGAATTGTTTCAGGCTTTAGAAAAAGCTTCTCGTACATTAGAAGTATCACAAGTTGTGGAAGAAGAACAGATTGAGAGTTCTGTTATTCATAAAGATATCATGGAACCTACTGTTGGTCAGAtagaagtaaataaaaaagaatcatTTACAGATAACCAAGAAGTACATGAAATGGTTGCTAAAGTTATTACAATGGGTAGTGAACAGCAAGTATGTTTAGAATCTGAAATCATCTCAATAGATTCTTTAACTGAAGATTTatctaatttgaaattaagtaaagaaattgaaaatgaaaaagaaaatgaaatagttattaatactgatgattctaaaaatattcatcaaatagaaaataacgAGAAAGTAGAAATAGAAGAATACTCTAAAGATAAAGCTTGTTGGACAACAATGGCAGAAAAAGAAGATCACTGTGAATGTCCTAAAGCCATTCctgttaaaaaagttaaaaaagatGAAGAACCTATGATATTTGaaggaattaaatttaaaggaaaaaagAGAAAAGGTAGAAAAAAGAATCAACCTAAAGATATTATCAAGCTTCCCTCCgaatcaaacaataaaaataaaactaatagcattgtaaaatctgtaaaaaaaaaccaaattgtAGAAGAAGATTGTGATTCAGCGCATAGTATAGACCACAGTATTGACACTAATGATGCaccaaatacaatttattcagATATTAGAAGTGTt ggTTCTCAAGACAGTGGAAAAGGTGGTAGTTCTTTCTCTGGAGAACTCCGTACAGTATCAGATTCTGATGAGCAAACTAATTATGACTTTTTAGTTCCAATTGAACTAGTGGGACCAATTATTGGTAAAAAAGGagcatttgttaaatatatcaaagaaAAAAGTAATGTAAGGCTTTTTGTCGAAAACAAGACTGAAAGTCCagaagataaatataaaatgtgcaCATTAGTTG gatctgaaataaatattaacaaagcACTCAAGTTAATTAGAACAAAGTTTCCTGAAAGAGCTTATCCAGAGTTTACTTTAGAATGCATTTCTTCAATGTTAGATGGTTCACCCGTTATTTCTCAACTTTTTaag tcgGAATTAATTGAAGGTGTTAATAACCATGTTATTGTCACCGACCTAGTAGCTACCGatcatttttttgtacataatgcATCCAGTCCAGATTATGCAATGCTTTCTGCTTTGAACTTGGCCATGAACGATACATTTGGAAACAGCAAAGAAGATATTCCAGAAGTTGATTTACGCACTGTTACTCATG gttcTGTAGTGGCCACTTTTAGTGAAGATAATTGGTACCGTGCACAAGTGATTGATGTAGATGAAAAGAAATATGAATctgcaaatgtattttttttggattatGGCGGttgcaaaaaaattgaacaatgTGATATGAGGCCAATGCATGACTCATTAATAGCATTAAGCTTCCAAGCTATTGAATGTAGTTTAGCGAATATTGCTCCaa tTTATGGTGAGTGGTGTGACGAATccctaaaaatgtttgaatcaCTGACTACTGGCAAAATGTTATTTGCTCAAGTAGTTTACAAGTCTGATAGTGtacaatatgttaatttattagctTATGATGGCTTTGtg ACCATTTCTATCAACGATGAACTGATTAAGTATGGATTTGCCGTCTATGCTCCTCCAAGTGGTATTTTTCGAAATGATATAACATCCGAACTTAACGAACCAACATACGCACCTGCATAG